The DNA segment GGAACTGTACGGTATGGGTACtccaagacccctgaacacctgaaacactgtatgaaatctgagatgcaaactgagctggctgacccacaaaacctctaccatgccgtactcttcctccaaaataaggaccagtgggtctctcccgtctacgaggtctccttacttccctatactctctctcctgacctcgtTTGTCCCTTCTCTCCTAGACCCACCTGTCCTCTACTCGgtgagaggtcctcaccacccgctAACTAGGACCACAGGCTATGATGCTATGACACCTGGAACCCGACCAATGAGAACTCGCTGCTCTGGGGTGGGGGTGGCGGAAGTCTAGGTCCATTCCCtgatctgtgaagtagttggtacaacctgaatcaaccccgcctgaactaatgtaccaaacatgctcaggaactgtgttaatgtctcctgaagtgctggagtagtagtagcagtaggcgtatccggtgcctgggctctggcgggaactgctggtggctcctcagtggcagctcgcgcgggtgctctggctgcaccgcaTGCGCGTCCTCAACCTCTACCTCGGCCTCGACCTCTAACGACTCTCGCAGGGGGCGCAGGagcctgatcatctctggtagcgcgtgtcctcaccattggTGAGAGAacagaagatagaagtttagaattgtgatatcaaaaatatcgcacgacaaggaattcaaatgaagtggaattttcctaacggttacatagcctttcgtagataagtacagacgtttttgtaccgatcaacgagactctaataaaccggcttgtgattcatgactcctatgaacctagagctctaataccaacttgccacgaccctggttcaccctccgtgaactatcgtgacggcacttagtctctacgactaggtaagcctaaattgcggaagataaaccaatttgcggaagaaaaataatttaaaacagaaaatagtataataaaacaacttttaaaaatgtcactcggcatacacaatattaattGTCAAAACTAATACATTGTCCCCAACCTGGAAACccatgaaaccacaagcctttgatTATCTaacagtgtctaactccagaatgtctaacaaagaaaagaaacatagaagggctaatacttaaaaacGAGAATAGAAAGGATctcctcggtctgcgaacgcggcagatatacctcgaagtctctacagaagtgcctcgcctcaaggataatAAGACtgagtgaaagtacctggatctgcacatgaaaaacatgcgcataaagggcatgagtacaccacatcggtactcaataagtgctaagcctaacctcggtcgggtagtgacgaggaaggtcagggccctactgaggttaaataaatatAAGAGTTAATAGTGTGgaataaaatagtataaataagtgcaacagtaagaaataacatagaattgaaagaaacaacaacaactagaacagagacaaaataaatcACGGgagaaatacaactcaacatagagataacaactggggcaccttccaggataccgtcctgtagtcccaattacaactatctagtggatctcctgggataccatcccgtagtctaACTATCAGTGCACGGGGTTCTACCGGAATCTCGATCCGtaatcccaaatataaatacctagtactaggggaatctactaggtgcagtcccatagttccatgtaactgtgcagggggatctaccgtagttccacatccgtagtcccaaataaacacacaagggggatctaccggaatttcacatccgtagtcccaaataaacagacaaggggagctaccggaatcctacATTCGTAGTCccagtgtaaatacacagcagcaacaggaaaaaaTTCAGAAATggtaaatttcatattaaggcaaacaagtaattctagcctagcatgaaGCACCAAATTCAGGCAAGGCAGTTTGaccaaataaagcaattaaatcacttagacatgctttcctaagctaacaacatgcttaatagtgcaagtaataaaaataggaaaggaaacatactagtaattacttaatgaaaactggatttccaataattagcacaagtacgcactcgtcacctcacgtacaatgcatttcaattaccaaatatacaaaatcctaaggggaaagtccccccacaaggttaggcaagccacttaacctcgaaccagctcaaatcaatctgaaaccacgctcttgtcACGAGTatttgactccaaatggcccaaatctattcaattcaatttcataatgtaaataacacttcaaataactgattctacaaagaaattctaagctaaaacgcgaaattaggtaaaatgaccaaaacacccctcgggcccacgtatcagaatcgagtaaaatttacatttccagaatcctcacactctcacgagttcagtcatactaaaattaccaaaatcaagcctcaaatggtccctcaaatcatcactcaaaggtctctaatcaGTCAagcctaacccccaaattaccactgattttccttaatttttcttgCTTACAATGATAAATatcactccaataacgagtttaggttccaagaatcttacctcctagaagttcccttgaattccaTCTCAATAACCTCCCCAAAAGCTCACTTcctggatgaaaatggtgaaagaatagctcaaattcgcgaaggcaactatttatatgttctgcccagcaatcCCGCATCTGCGTTCCAAAAATTGTATCCGCGATACCGCTTCTGCGATTCTCGCTTAAAACCTCTCTGCTGCACCTGCGACCCAGaattcgcatctgcggtcacgcagGTGCAGTACTTATGCCGCTTCTACGGTTCCTGACCCCTGCCTCATCTCCGCTTCTGCGATTGctccaccgcttctgcggctccgcaccttcGGGACCcaaccgtaggtgcggttatgacagatatcagCAGCTTCAGCTACTTCAACCCACTtccaattcttccgacaaccatccgaaatcatcccgatgcccctgggacctcaaccaaaagcaccaacaagtctaataccactgcccaaacttataccaatttataaaacactaaaacaacatcaaaacgacgaatcaaccatggattcaagcctaagaactccaaaattctcaaaatacgctttcgatcaaaaagtctatcaaccctTGTTcggatgacctgaaattttgcacacacgtcatattcaacactacagagctactccaacttctggaattccattctgatcctcggatcaaaatctcactatcgagccggaaacttcaaaaattcaactttcggcatttcaagcctaaattagctacggacctccaaaatacaatctgatCACTcccctaagctcgaaatcatccaacggaggtaacggaaccatcggatttccattccgaggccatatTCACATTGTTCTAACTACGGTCAaattccaacacttaagctctcatttagggactaagtgtcccaaaactctccaaaactcaaaatcgaacaccCCGACaattcaaaatagcagaaataaatacggaaaaaaccagttaataggggatctggacgtaaattcttaagacaaccggttGGGTCGTCACATCGAAGTAATTTTTCTGATCCACTTAGCGGCGATActgtacttcaataaccgtattctaTAGCATCCCAAGGTGATTCTCTTACATGAGTATTTTGATCCCGTACAATTCATGaatcctttttctcttcttttttttcaaattattactcaatcgaaggcccaaacgtcatcatttatttatcacaattacacccttatccTACTATTAGgacagcattccatctcttctaaatgctacttatgaagagtaactcttttgagtccattcaggctatactgagcttactATAACATAGAGAAGTCATTAGCTGCCTTGTTTTCATGGGCCTAATCTTGAGGAttaatccattctcgtcaccttctcattGCCCTTTCTTATCCATATTCCTATCCTCCTAAAACATTGTCGCTTTCCCATACTTTAGCTCGCgatctatacatatctatttatactactcgtaatattccttcaacttgcttaaattttcttgtgttattttagaacatcaagcgagacatcacatcgtctctaactcttctttactttattaattagacctctcgatacctagaaatcaTTGACTAGAAGATATTCCACCGACGATGCCactatcattcttggatattgaATCCTCGTGCTTCTGGCccttttatccgaagtatggactatttacgatcttctgcctttgtttatctcatacgttgttcacttttaccttacttatcttaaaatctcgcatcgtatcttctatctttctcatgacctcccttccacctaggtgtaattcacgtccataacttgaagctctattataatacttgcacctctagtgcatacacaaTCCTGTGGGagtttcatactgacttcttatgagactggtacccttctaactggctttatcgtagagccctTATAGAACAtagttgttgtgctatctctcttgcacctctaatattaagagtgattctactATGTTCTCAATCGtgattcctataacttctgggtccaataatcagattcctgatttactttattgatgtaactctttagtttccttcttcttctgatcggcctttatgctggcttaagttatcttccaatctgcggcttatggtattagttattactttagccctccatagacgctatggaatatccatgatacaatcttctaacaatttatTCTTTTGTCTATGatctggactcaattctttcttttaacttataccggaatcttttacggctgtatgattgtcaacatatatgttgtatggttaatgctccaaaatcttgagtgtatccataatgtactaactctggatcattgatcgaataatttctttcgttccattttagctttctttcaacgtaagctattacttttcctggtctttctgcccccttgttgcgtccatacttagcttatcttagtgtccacacatgccagagttttcatataactcatatgatctcgaatattacttttaactttacttcccgttcattagccacggtaggtgccactttcctttggagtgcttacaatgttgttgcgagactgttgttacacgatcattttctctttaggtcgttgtgcttaggttgaagccttcttcctcatttcctcagctagtccttcactgttgtacttagggaggatcctctgactcttgtaaagatgcgagcttattatatcATATTCCCGATAGAATATTTTATGTTCgtgctcacttgtaattatccttagttacttacctccacactcaTCTGCTCGTACGGCTACTTCTGAATtgaagttttgactgtcttcccagtggaactatcttttatttctgtaacactcatacggtacctttcactaccccaactcctatttgaatatttctcaagtattacaatgccATAATTGTGGggctaaattcactatattgggttttactatctttATCTTGCACGACCTGCTGTCTTGTTCTGTATCCTCTTGACTAGCCATAGCTAGGCTCTTTCTGaattaactactaactactcgttggcccatcctcatgtcaatattccgcgaaatctttcttgggttattttcttggtcttaacttacatctcgcactggctccttaattatcaataacatctcgggcaggaacccttacttcttctccttgacGTCGCGTTTGCATAATATTCTGGAATCGTAACATATCTGTAGCATTTGGATTAGTGCAATCTCatctctttctcatttttatcgcattcttccttttatcattccatattccccccctttaggagagtactaagagttggagctacgacgacctgcctatagatgtttcaccttttcatctttggcatcctttcacatcatcaatgactcttactcgccttgcggtaatccttccataccaaagatagcaaaattccttactcacgaggcTGAAACCTAGTATGGctagcacatacagtcccttaagctgaactttgctcacattgcttgttgTAGGGAAGTGCCTTCGTTAATGACCgttctctaaatttctcatgaatcttcttttgtcgtccattctattattggcgGAACAAAATCTGACATTCTTATGATGGCGACTATCACAGTCACTTAGTCCCTAATTTATGTTttgtttatcttgttcaccaatccatactggttctattactctgggttctaacttttcctcttgataatcacgctagagttgcgaacttatttctcgaaatgaggatatgactgtatggcctatactcttttattgtcttaaggcctatcacctttcgtctctttcttcatttgactataggttctataacactctaccgttgtcatccatgtattgcatcttactcataattcttccgtatctctcttctcattaccctgctaatatttctgcgaTCACTTTCTTTTGAAAACTTCAACATGATATTCTTTTGTTTTTAGCTACCCTTGCTTCATCCATTGGCTTTTCGGGTTGCCAAGCATTCTCGTTCTACTAGGGAtgggagtcatactaaggtaatatttatccctttaaggcttccagtgcctatctttgtagtactcatatctaactgtactattttagagtgcaccatctaggtgtctcataaagagatctattagcatatttgcaatatccttcggaaatgtcaactgacgcaaacaattcatctatcgtatcttcttatactacttctattaaTCCCCATAGGGCATCTttggaatgggtgcgaccaattgtatatacctctgttactattgaatataactcaaaaatcttatgttcctctgcctcaattataaacgctgttaaccttcattaactaggcacctcgtacccttcttcatcttgcttcttctgcttgttgaaacttgtatttatctttttaatctctcattgtctttcaccataaagatggatagacattcttgccctaaggcttcttatcaggaagcttacacctttcaatatacccatgatctgctaaagacctcacatttacttatcgtaagcatcatacaaaaatccaattcctctcacTCAGCTCTtgcacaactatctctctttctaacCTTCTTttcggatgtaggtatcgtcttattacgaataaaaaaaagaatctcggaatttgaattcttataaatgagctctaccacacgatctagagtaagaagaaagagtgacaatcctaaatgccctgtagcctcctgcttataagtgtggtgcgcgacatacccataaacaaaactctactagacacgtcttgtagactccctaggacagaactgctctgataccacttttgtcacgacccaaatcgatgggtcatgacgggcacccggtaccttactcaaccgagtaccaacgtaacgtatctttcttattacatcatcatatacacgtgacatacgagcccaataggccaacatgatcatttataaattcaaaacataggccgacaaggccgtacaatctttcacatacacgacatatatctacaagcctctaagaatacataaatatcataaaggtcgggacagagtcccgccataccaaacaatacacgtctaaatcatactaaccaaacacgcaacttcgaagcaaatggagcgcaccaacatcttccgctgagctaatagcctacttggagggctctcgacctgtctgtctggacctgcgggcataaaacgcagcgtccccaggcaaaaggaatgtcaatacgaaataatgtaccgagtatgtaaggcaatatactgaaagctgaaactgaactgataatataataactacaagtagctggaagtcaaagataatctgaagatatgcttacctgctaatactgactcaactctctcaatatagtaagtaaaatagttgttcggccctataaggctcggtctatatatatatatatatatatatatatatataactactctatcgtagtaggctcgctcataggcgctcggccatactaggctctgtatctcgaccaactgggctcgctcataagctcttggccacagtaggctcagtagataacttaccatctgatcagaggttgcccaataggggcctgcccatcgattatagttcgatggtaatgaaaatacttttaatactgtatatatgtaaattctctgctctcttgactggaagaaggaaatactcaactgaatatgaagtcctgataagaagaatattataacttacaaaactaggaaaatatacgcaatttgcaaaactagcaaaatatacgtaaattcggggatatgaatttttctttatggctCATTAACAAAATCgtgtaatgacaagatcatgcaaaatgaaataagagtttagccttaacatatccGGAAtagaaaaaatccgtatgatatcctTGGAAAAAGTTACACCGTACTCCGTTAAAACCGCAAAATTCCTCCGttgctaaaattctaaaaattgtatTGGGAAATTAACGTTCTATAATTGTTGAAATTATAGAACCATGTTGTTGCATTCTTCAATTCTCAGAAGCTCACGttcttggttttgaaagagtgaaaATGACTTTTAAAAGTCTTGTTTGAAAGACTTGAAGAATGTCTTTAATGATTTTTGGAGCATAACTCACGCTTGGCACTTTTCAAGAATTGTAAAATGATTTGGTTTTAAAAGTGTTAAGGTATTAGGTGTCTTGCAATTGAATTGTCAAGATGCCACCTTTCTAATGTGACCATGAGTCACATAATTGCTTAGTGGGCTTGCTGCCACATAGGGTGGGTTGGGGTGTTTTTAATCTTATCcaacaaataattaattaattaactaggtaatattCCGCTACCCGGTATTTAACCAATTACCCgaaaaattaagaattatttccacttacttaaaatattactcacttttcacataccttatacacctttctAGCATAGGCATGTAGTACCTTGCatgtcactagtccataaatatcgggtattttaactcgggccgtattttaccccaatatgccaaacttggacgaaaaaattattttctttgacttgcttcccctttcacttttacgaatttattcatcacttgttaaatagcataatccttataatctccaaataatcttttacttggattgatgtcaattaccttacaacaaatctaacgtacaatactacaaagtgcaatatcgtcgtaacttaatactgcaaagcataacattactataatgtaatactgctaggtgcaacactgtcataacttaatactacaaagcggaacatcaccgtaatgtaatactgctaggtgcaacactgtcgtaacttaatactgtgaagcgtaacatcaccgtaatgtaatataatactgctaggtgcaacactgtcgtaacttaatattgtgaagcgtaacatcaccgtagtGTAATACTGCAGGATGTAGTATCATCGTAATATACTACTGCAGatggtaacatcatcgtaatatattactgtagagcataacatcgacgtaatactgcgaGGCGTAACAACAAAGCCATGCAAATTCCAATTTAAGTCAAATATAAAAATAGTTCTTATACAATAACAACGAAAAAGTCTTATAGCTTGAGATAATAAAATACTTATTTCACTTCTCTGAGTGCCCTGCATCTCTTCTTCTTCATGAGGAAAAAGAGTATCACCTTCAAATGTTTGATCAAAACTAGGAGGCGCAACATTTTCTCCAACTTTGAGTTCTGCAACATTTTTACACCAATTTGTTCCTCTCAGTTTTTTTACCTTTTCAAATTCAAAAAGCCCTGCAAATTTCAATTTATGTCAAATATAAAAATAGTTCTTATACAATAACAACGAAAATATCTTATAGCttgaaataataaaatacttattTCACTTCTCCGAGTGTCCCACGTCTCTTCTTCTTCATGAGAAAAAAGAGTATCACCTTCAAATATTTGATCAAAACCAAAAGGTGCAAGACTATCATTATGAGTTAGGTTATTCAGATCAGAAGCTAATACATTAAAAGCTTTACTTTTGCCAATCTAACCTCGTTGTTCAGCATTTACTCTTACAGAACCCAATGCTCTAAAGCTCTGTCTTCGCCCCCTTGCTAAGGTACCAGGTGGAACGTACATATGCTTAACAATCTTCGAACTTGATTCCATTTTAGACTTATGATATTTTGATGGATTCATGTCAACCTAGCACAAAAAGAAATTGAGTGACAGATGTCTATAATGTCAATATTATCATATATGAACATACGAAGGTCTTTGAAAGAAGTTAGGAAGTTACATGGCCATAAACAACAATAATAAAGATAATTTACAAAAACATGACGTATAGAAACCTGAAGATAAACAAATATTTAGCAAGTTATATTCATCATATAAGA comes from the Nicotiana sylvestris chromosome 4, ASM39365v2, whole genome shotgun sequence genome and includes:
- the LOC104229875 gene encoding uncharacterized protein isoform X2; its protein translation is MNPSKYHKSKMESSSKIVKHMYVPPGTLARGRRQSFRALGSVRVNAEQRGDTLFSHEEEETWDTRRSEIRLFEFEKVKKLRGTNWCKNVAELKVGENVAPPSFDQTFEGDTLFPHEEEEMQGTQRSEISILLSQAIRLFRCYCIRTIFIFDLNWNLHGFVVTPRSITSMLCSTVIYYDDVTICSSILR
- the LOC104229875 gene encoding uncharacterized protein isoform X1, with translation MYFAGLSPSELFLRGLIGQSPIILDCSQHLQSQGGFLARACEVDMNPSKYHKSKMESSSKIVKHMYVPPGTLARGRRQSFRALGSVRVNAEQRGDTLFSHEEEETWDTRRSEIRLFEFEKVKKLRGTNWCKNVAELKVGENVAPPSFDQTFEGDTLFPHEEEEMQGTQRSEISILLSQAIRLFRCYCIRTIFIFDLNWNLHGFVVTPRSITSMLCSTVIYYDDVTICSSILR